From a region of the Zingiber officinale cultivar Zhangliang chromosome 4B, Zo_v1.1, whole genome shotgun sequence genome:
- the LOC121975527 gene encoding homeobox-leucine zipper protein HAT5-like: MSSRNLIFDSSSSSSSRSSLILLGSSTSVFSGVKSVVMGAAEDGMASERRPFFSSPDEIYKDFYEELLPEKKRHLTSEQIRMLERSFKEENKLEPERKSKLAKQLGLQPRQVAVWFQNRRARWKNKQVEHDYDRLKASYDSLILSHNAARKDNDHLRWQVNFLLEKLQENDQQGISGVPVPSLDDQAPLSTNPMALNIQQKVDDLLSTGSGIGTATAVGVEPHLLVEEPFLSASCHKVTLLSGAGIHSEDDISACNYHHQQQEMQMDEWLDYVQSIFLH, encoded by the exons ATGAGTTCCCGCAATCTGATCTTCGAttcgtcttcttcctcctcctcccgcAGCAGCTTGATCCTCTTGGGAAGCTCTACCTCGGTCTTCTCAG GGGTGAAGTCGGTGGTGATGGGCGCGGCGGAGGACGGAATGGCGAGCGAGCGTCGGCCGTTTTTCTCGTCACCGGATGAGATCTACAAGGATTTTTACGAGGAGCTGCTGCCGGAGAAGAAGCGCCATCTCACATCCGAGCAG ATACGCATGTTGGAGCGGAGCTTCAAGGAGGAGAACAAGCTGGAGCCAGAGCGCAAGAGCAAGCTTGCTAAGCAACTAGGGCTGCAACCGAGACAGGTGGCTGTGTGGTTCCAGAATCGCCGTGCCCGATGGAAGAACAAGCAGGTGGAGCATGACTACGATCGTCTGAAGGCCTCTTATGACTCGCTCATCCTCAGCCACAATGCCGCTCGCAAGGACAACGATCACTTGCGTTGGCAG GTGAACTTTCTGCTGGAAAAATTGCAAGAAAATGATCAACAGGGGATATCTGGAGTCCCTGTGCCGTCGCTGGATGATCAGGCGCCATTGAGCACGAACCCAATGGCCCTGAACATCCAGCAGAAGGTGGACGACCTCCTGAGCACTGGAAGTGGCATAGGAACGGCGACTGCTGTCGGAGTAGAACCTCATCTCCTGGTGGAGGAGCCCTTCCTCTCAGCGAGCTGCCACAAGGTGACACTACTGTCAGGCGCTGGCATCCACTCCGAGGACGACATTAGCGCCTGCAACTACCATCATCAGCAGCAAGAAATGCAGATGGATGAATGGTTGGATTATGTGCAAAGCATTTTCCTCCACTGA
- the LOC121975528 gene encoding uncharacterized protein LOC121975528 yields MAQRQGELERAAAQSEVVGGKKHGYAVELYFDPALENQVLKAWNVLGRRQISTQLIEMSARPHITLLSAPCLDPHRLHVALKGLAARLDPLPLSLSSVGAFLSPDTNKEGDVLFLAPTPAASLLHLHTQVCDALRKEGGVEPPDEFRPDSWVPHCSVAQDVPRNRIADAFCILRDLKLPVSGYAMDIGLVEFSPVREIFSFSLGCNSEG; encoded by the coding sequence ATGGCTCAGCGACAGGGAGAATTGGAGAGGGCGGCGGCGCAGTCGGAGGTGGTAGGAGGGAAGAAGCACGGTTACGCGGTGGAGTTATACTTCGACCCGGCGCTGGAGAACCAGGTGCTCAAGGCGTGGAACGTGCTCGGCCGCCGGCAAATCAGCACGCAGCTCATCGAGATGTCCGCCCGCCCCCACATCACTCTCCTGTCCGCCCCATGCCTCGACCCTCACCGCCTTCACGTCGCCCTCAAAGGCCTCGCCGCGCGGCTCGACCCGCTTCCGCTCTCCCTATCCTCCGTCGGCGCCTTTCTTTCACCCGACACTAATAAAGAAGGTGACGTGCTCTTCCTCGCTCCTACCCCAGCCGCTTCCCTCCTCCACCTTCACACCCAGGTTTGCGACGCGCTCCGAAAGGAAGGAGGGGTCGAGCCGCCCGATGAGTTCCGTCCCGATTCCTGGGTGCCACATTGCTCCGTCGCTCAGGATGTGCCCCGGAATCGCATCGCGGACGCTTTCTGCATCCTTCGGGACCTCAAGCTGCCTGTCTCTGGGTACGCCATGGACATCGGCCTCGTTGAGTTCTCCCCTGTGCGGGAGATTTTCTCCTTCTCTCTAGGGTGTAATTCCGAAGGTTGA
- the LOC121975529 gene encoding cyclin-D1-1-like, producing MPPSPSASSVSSGCFDADELAGFHDDSAGSLAVFVDGESEAEGEADSARLASNLLDPAARRAVVKWILKVRAYYQFRPLTAYLAVIYLNRFLSSHRLQQNGWALQLLSVACLSLAVKMEETLAPTLLDLQVEGAKFIFKPHTVLRMELLVLTGLDWRLRAVTPFSFTSFFAFKIDPSGKRAEALVSKATQFILSAMQEIDITSHSPSALAASATIFAVEEIHDLAIVTPTIAASWCPGLTEERISNCNRMLQRVVDERRLRKSPIILSQHRVTSSARRDSGTSSLPTKKRKHNSHSCD from the exons ATGCCTCCCTCGCCATCAGCCTCCTCCGTGTCTTCCGGCTGCTTCGACGCCGACGAGCTCGCCGGATTCCACGACGACTCTGCCGGCTCCCTCGCCGTCTTCGTAGATGGCGAGTCGGAGGCTGAGGGGGAGGCCGATTCGGCCCGGCTCGCCTCCAACTTGCTCGACCCCGCCGCCCGCCGCGCCGTCGTCAAATGGATCCTCAAg GTTCGTGCTTATTATCAGTTCCGCCCACTGACGGCGTACCTCGCCGTTATCTACTTGAATCGTTTCCTCTCCTCTCATCGCCTGCAG CAAAATGGATGGGCACTGCAGCTCTTATCAGTGGCCTGCCTCTCCCTTGCTGTGAAAATGGAGGAAACACTAGCCCCAACCCTCTTGGACCTCCAG GTTGAGGGCGCAAAGTTCATATTCAAGCCTCATACTGTGCTTCGCATGGAGCTTCTTGTGCTCACTGGTTTAGATTGGAGGCTTCGAGCCGTGACTCCTTTCAGTTTTACTAGTTTCTTTGCTTTCAAGATCGATCCATCGGGTAAACGAGCAGAAGCCTTGGTTTCAAAGGCTACACAATTCATATTATCCGCAATGCAGG AGATTGACATTACAAGTCATTCCCCATCGGCGCTTGCTGCGTCTGCGACAATCTTTGCTGTCGAGGAGATTCATGATCTTGCCATTGTTACTCCTACAATCGCAGCATCCTGGTGCCCTGGGCTGACAGAG GAGAGAATTTCAAATTGCAACCGAATGCTGCAACGAGTTGTTGATGAAAGACGTCTCAGAAAGTCCCCAATTATTCTTTCACAGCACAGAGTGACTAGTTCGGCTAGAAGGGACTCAGGAACCTCATCTCTGCCAACCAAGAAAAGGAAGCACAACAGCCACAGTTGCGATTGA